One window from the genome of Lepisosteus oculatus isolate fLepOcu1 chromosome 21, fLepOcu1.hap2, whole genome shotgun sequence encodes:
- the LOC102696228 gene encoding Wilms tumor protein homolog isoform X4, producing the protein MGSDVRDLNALLPAVSSLPAGNGNCALPVSSAPQWGPVLDFHTGTPYSSLAPHSFIKQEPNWNSADPHDDHCGLSAFTVHFSGQFTGTGACRYGAFGAPTPSQPPPNQARMFTNGPYLPNCMETQPAARNQGYSTVAFDGATNYGHTPSHHTSQFSNHSFKHEDPISQQTNIGEQQYPVPPPVYSCHTPTDSCAGSQALLLRNPYNSHTTGYESDHNTPMVYSCSTQYRIHTHGVFRGIQDVRRVPGITPAIVRPSSETNEKRPFMCAYPGCNKRYFKLSHLQMHSRKHTGEKPYQCDFTDCGRRFSRSDQLKRHQRRHTGVKPFQCETCQRKFSRSDHLKTHTRTHTGEKPFNCRWPNCQKKFARSDELVRHHNMHQRNLTKLQLAL; encoded by the exons ATGGGTTCGGACGTTCGAGATCTCAATGCTTTGCTCCCGGCAGTGTCTTCCCTGCCAGCGGGGAATGGGAACTGTGCCTTGCCAGTCAGCAGTGCTCCTCAGTGGGGGCCGGTTCTGGACTTTCATACTGGGACGCCCTACAGCTCCCTCGCCCCTCATTCCTTCATCAAGCAGGAGCCCAACTGGAACTCCGCTGACCCACACGACGACCACTGTGGCCTCAGTGCCTTCACGGTTCACTTTTCTGGTCAGTTCACGGGGACAGGAGCCTGTAGGTATGGGGCTTTTGGGGCCCCAACACCCAGCCAGCCCCCTCCCAATCAAGCCCGGATGTTCACAAATGGACCTTACCTGCCCAATTGTATGGAGACCCAGCCAGCCGCCAGAAACCAGG GTTACAGCACGGTGGCTTTTGATGGAGCTACAAATTACGGTCACACTCCTTCTCATCACACATCTCAGTTCTCCAACCACTCTTTTAAGCACGAAGACCCCATCAGTCAACAGACCAACATAG GAGAGCAGCAATACCCCGTCCCTCCTCCGGTGTACAGCTGCCACACGCCCACGGACAGCTGTGCAGGAAGCCAGGCTCTACTCCTCAGAAACCCGTACAAcag ccacACAACCGGCTATGAAAGTGACCATAACACACCCATGGTTTACAGCTGCAGCACCCAGTACAGAATCCACACACATGGAGTATTCAGAGGCATCCAG GATGTGAGAAGAGTGCCTGGTATTACTCCTGCCATCGTGAGGCCATCGTCGGAGACCAACGAGAAGCGGCCATTCATGTGTGCGTACCCCGGCTGCAACAAGAGATACTTCAAGCTCTCACACCTGCAGATGCACAGCAGGAAGCACACAG GTGAAAAGCCCTACCAGTGTGACTTCACAGACTGCGGGAGGAGGTTCTCTCGGTCCGACCAGTTGAAGAGGCACCAGAGGCGACACACAG GAGTAAAACCTTTCCAGTGCGAAACCTGTCAGAGAAAGTTTTCACGGTCTGACCACCTTAAGACTCACACCAGGACTCATACAG GTGAGAAGCCCTTCAACTGTCGATGGCCGAACTGTCAGAAAAAGTTTGCGAGGTCTGACGAGTTGGTCCGGCATCACAACATGCACCAGCGGAACTTGACCAAACTTCAGTTGGCGCTCTGA
- the LOC102696228 gene encoding Wilms tumor protein homolog isoform X1, producing MGSDVRDLNALLPAVSSLPAGNGNCALPVSSAPQWGPVLDFHTGTPYSSLAPHSFIKQEPNWNSADPHDDHCGLSAFTVHFSGQFTGTGACRYGAFGAPTPSQPPPNQARMFTNGPYLPNCMETQPAARNQGYSTVAFDGATNYGHTPSHHTSQFSNHSFKHEDPISQQTNIGEQQYPVPPPVYSCHTPTDSCAGSQALLLRNPYNSDNLYQMTSQLECMAWNPVSTLAPTIKSHTTGYESDHNTPMVYSCSTQYRIHTHGVFRGIQDVRRVPGITPAIVRPSSETNEKRPFMCAYPGCNKRYFKLSHLQMHSRKHTGEKPYQCDFTDCGRRFSRSDQLKRHQRRHTGVKPFQCETCQRKFSRSDHLKTHTRTHTGKTSEKPFNCRWPNCQKKFARSDELVRHHNMHQRNLTKLQLAL from the exons ATGGGTTCGGACGTTCGAGATCTCAATGCTTTGCTCCCGGCAGTGTCTTCCCTGCCAGCGGGGAATGGGAACTGTGCCTTGCCAGTCAGCAGTGCTCCTCAGTGGGGGCCGGTTCTGGACTTTCATACTGGGACGCCCTACAGCTCCCTCGCCCCTCATTCCTTCATCAAGCAGGAGCCCAACTGGAACTCCGCTGACCCACACGACGACCACTGTGGCCTCAGTGCCTTCACGGTTCACTTTTCTGGTCAGTTCACGGGGACAGGAGCCTGTAGGTATGGGGCTTTTGGGGCCCCAACACCCAGCCAGCCCCCTCCCAATCAAGCCCGGATGTTCACAAATGGACCTTACCTGCCCAATTGTATGGAGACCCAGCCAGCCGCCAGAAACCAGG GTTACAGCACGGTGGCTTTTGATGGAGCTACAAATTACGGTCACACTCCTTCTCATCACACATCTCAGTTCTCCAACCACTCTTTTAAGCACGAAGACCCCATCAGTCAACAGACCAACATAG GAGAGCAGCAATACCCCGTCCCTCCTCCGGTGTACAGCTGCCACACGCCCACGGACAGCTGTGCAGGAAGCCAGGCTCTACTCCTCAGAAACCCGTACAAcag TGATAATTTATACCAAATGACCTCACAGCTTGAATGCATGGCATGGAACCCTGTGAGCACATTGGCACCAACAATTAAGAG ccacACAACCGGCTATGAAAGTGACCATAACACACCCATGGTTTACAGCTGCAGCACCCAGTACAGAATCCACACACATGGAGTATTCAGAGGCATCCAG GATGTGAGAAGAGTGCCTGGTATTACTCCTGCCATCGTGAGGCCATCGTCGGAGACCAACGAGAAGCGGCCATTCATGTGTGCGTACCCCGGCTGCAACAAGAGATACTTCAAGCTCTCACACCTGCAGATGCACAGCAGGAAGCACACAG GTGAAAAGCCCTACCAGTGTGACTTCACAGACTGCGGGAGGAGGTTCTCTCGGTCCGACCAGTTGAAGAGGCACCAGAGGCGACACACAG GAGTAAAACCTTTCCAGTGCGAAACCTGTCAGAGAAAGTTTTCACGGTCTGACCACCTTAAGACTCACACCAGGACTCATACAGGTAAAACAA GTGAGAAGCCCTTCAACTGTCGATGGCCGAACTGTCAGAAAAAGTTTGCGAGGTCTGACGAGTTGGTCCGGCATCACAACATGCACCAGCGGAACTTGACCAAACTTCAGTTGGCGCTCTGA
- the LOC102696228 gene encoding Wilms tumor protein homolog isoform X3, producing MGSDVRDLNALLPAVSSLPAGNGNCALPVSSAPQWGPVLDFHTGTPYSSLAPHSFIKQEPNWNSADPHDDHCGLSAFTVHFSGQFTGTGACRYGAFGAPTPSQPPPNQARMFTNGPYLPNCMETQPAARNQGYSTVAFDGATNYGHTPSHHTSQFSNHSFKHEDPISQQTNIGEQQYPVPPPVYSCHTPTDSCAGSQALLLRNPYNSHTTGYESDHNTPMVYSCSTQYRIHTHGVFRGIQDVRRVPGITPAIVRPSSETNEKRPFMCAYPGCNKRYFKLSHLQMHSRKHTGEKPYQCDFTDCGRRFSRSDQLKRHQRRHTGVKPFQCETCQRKFSRSDHLKTHTRTHTGKTSEKPFNCRWPNCQKKFARSDELVRHHNMHQRNLTKLQLAL from the exons ATGGGTTCGGACGTTCGAGATCTCAATGCTTTGCTCCCGGCAGTGTCTTCCCTGCCAGCGGGGAATGGGAACTGTGCCTTGCCAGTCAGCAGTGCTCCTCAGTGGGGGCCGGTTCTGGACTTTCATACTGGGACGCCCTACAGCTCCCTCGCCCCTCATTCCTTCATCAAGCAGGAGCCCAACTGGAACTCCGCTGACCCACACGACGACCACTGTGGCCTCAGTGCCTTCACGGTTCACTTTTCTGGTCAGTTCACGGGGACAGGAGCCTGTAGGTATGGGGCTTTTGGGGCCCCAACACCCAGCCAGCCCCCTCCCAATCAAGCCCGGATGTTCACAAATGGACCTTACCTGCCCAATTGTATGGAGACCCAGCCAGCCGCCAGAAACCAGG GTTACAGCACGGTGGCTTTTGATGGAGCTACAAATTACGGTCACACTCCTTCTCATCACACATCTCAGTTCTCCAACCACTCTTTTAAGCACGAAGACCCCATCAGTCAACAGACCAACATAG GAGAGCAGCAATACCCCGTCCCTCCTCCGGTGTACAGCTGCCACACGCCCACGGACAGCTGTGCAGGAAGCCAGGCTCTACTCCTCAGAAACCCGTACAAcag ccacACAACCGGCTATGAAAGTGACCATAACACACCCATGGTTTACAGCTGCAGCACCCAGTACAGAATCCACACACATGGAGTATTCAGAGGCATCCAG GATGTGAGAAGAGTGCCTGGTATTACTCCTGCCATCGTGAGGCCATCGTCGGAGACCAACGAGAAGCGGCCATTCATGTGTGCGTACCCCGGCTGCAACAAGAGATACTTCAAGCTCTCACACCTGCAGATGCACAGCAGGAAGCACACAG GTGAAAAGCCCTACCAGTGTGACTTCACAGACTGCGGGAGGAGGTTCTCTCGGTCCGACCAGTTGAAGAGGCACCAGAGGCGACACACAG GAGTAAAACCTTTCCAGTGCGAAACCTGTCAGAGAAAGTTTTCACGGTCTGACCACCTTAAGACTCACACCAGGACTCATACAGGTAAAACAA GTGAGAAGCCCTTCAACTGTCGATGGCCGAACTGTCAGAAAAAGTTTGCGAGGTCTGACGAGTTGGTCCGGCATCACAACATGCACCAGCGGAACTTGACCAAACTTCAGTTGGCGCTCTGA
- the LOC102696228 gene encoding Wilms tumor protein homolog isoform X2, giving the protein MGSDVRDLNALLPAVSSLPAGNGNCALPVSSAPQWGPVLDFHTGTPYSSLAPHSFIKQEPNWNSADPHDDHCGLSAFTVHFSGQFTGTGACRYGAFGAPTPSQPPPNQARMFTNGPYLPNCMETQPAARNQGYSTVAFDGATNYGHTPSHHTSQFSNHSFKHEDPISQQTNIGEQQYPVPPPVYSCHTPTDSCAGSQALLLRNPYNSDNLYQMTSQLECMAWNPVSTLAPTIKSHTTGYESDHNTPMVYSCSTQYRIHTHGVFRGIQDVRRVPGITPAIVRPSSETNEKRPFMCAYPGCNKRYFKLSHLQMHSRKHTGEKPYQCDFTDCGRRFSRSDQLKRHQRRHTGVKPFQCETCQRKFSRSDHLKTHTRTHTGEKPFNCRWPNCQKKFARSDELVRHHNMHQRNLTKLQLAL; this is encoded by the exons ATGGGTTCGGACGTTCGAGATCTCAATGCTTTGCTCCCGGCAGTGTCTTCCCTGCCAGCGGGGAATGGGAACTGTGCCTTGCCAGTCAGCAGTGCTCCTCAGTGGGGGCCGGTTCTGGACTTTCATACTGGGACGCCCTACAGCTCCCTCGCCCCTCATTCCTTCATCAAGCAGGAGCCCAACTGGAACTCCGCTGACCCACACGACGACCACTGTGGCCTCAGTGCCTTCACGGTTCACTTTTCTGGTCAGTTCACGGGGACAGGAGCCTGTAGGTATGGGGCTTTTGGGGCCCCAACACCCAGCCAGCCCCCTCCCAATCAAGCCCGGATGTTCACAAATGGACCTTACCTGCCCAATTGTATGGAGACCCAGCCAGCCGCCAGAAACCAGG GTTACAGCACGGTGGCTTTTGATGGAGCTACAAATTACGGTCACACTCCTTCTCATCACACATCTCAGTTCTCCAACCACTCTTTTAAGCACGAAGACCCCATCAGTCAACAGACCAACATAG GAGAGCAGCAATACCCCGTCCCTCCTCCGGTGTACAGCTGCCACACGCCCACGGACAGCTGTGCAGGAAGCCAGGCTCTACTCCTCAGAAACCCGTACAAcag TGATAATTTATACCAAATGACCTCACAGCTTGAATGCATGGCATGGAACCCTGTGAGCACATTGGCACCAACAATTAAGAG ccacACAACCGGCTATGAAAGTGACCATAACACACCCATGGTTTACAGCTGCAGCACCCAGTACAGAATCCACACACATGGAGTATTCAGAGGCATCCAG GATGTGAGAAGAGTGCCTGGTATTACTCCTGCCATCGTGAGGCCATCGTCGGAGACCAACGAGAAGCGGCCATTCATGTGTGCGTACCCCGGCTGCAACAAGAGATACTTCAAGCTCTCACACCTGCAGATGCACAGCAGGAAGCACACAG GTGAAAAGCCCTACCAGTGTGACTTCACAGACTGCGGGAGGAGGTTCTCTCGGTCCGACCAGTTGAAGAGGCACCAGAGGCGACACACAG GAGTAAAACCTTTCCAGTGCGAAACCTGTCAGAGAAAGTTTTCACGGTCTGACCACCTTAAGACTCACACCAGGACTCATACAG GTGAGAAGCCCTTCAACTGTCGATGGCCGAACTGTCAGAAAAAGTTTGCGAGGTCTGACGAGTTGGTCCGGCATCACAACATGCACCAGCGGAACTTGACCAAACTTCAGTTGGCGCTCTGA